Part of the Falco biarmicus isolate bFalBia1 chromosome 4, bFalBia1.pri, whole genome shotgun sequence genome, CTGAGGGGCGAGGGGACGGAGGGGTAGGGGGGCACCCACCTGGTATTGGCTTGGGCTTCCAGCAGCCCCTTTCCACCCAGCTCTTTGAGGCATGCGTGGGAGCGCCTGGCCAACTTGAGCACCCACTGATGCCTTCCTTCACCCTCTCTCTGTCCTCGCAGCTCCCTGCCGgaagagaaaagtaaaacaagCTCTTCCTTCGAGACTGGTCCAAAGCCGAGCGAGAAGCCAGACGCAGAGCAAGCTGAGCTGGACCCGGAGCAGAAGCGGAGCCGTGCCCGCGAGCGCCGGCGAGAAGGACGGTCCAAGACCTTTGACTGGGCTGAGTTTCGCCCCATCCAGCAAGCCCTGGTGCAGGAGCGTGCAAACGCTGCAGACTCCTCCAGTAGCGGCTCTGCCGCCTTCCCCAGGGACACTGGTGCCACCGACGCCGACCCGGGAGAGCTGGAGCGGGAGCGGGCCCGGCGGCGTGAGGAGAGGCGCAAGCGCTTTGAGATGATCGATACTGTGGACGGGGCAGGGTCAGAAGAGGCACTAAGGATGGAGGTGGACCGGATCCTGCCCGTCCCAGCAGACATCAAACTGCAGAATGTCCACGTAGAGATTGAGCAGCGCTGGCACCAGGTGGAGACCACCCCGCTGCGGGAGGAGAAGCAGATCCCCATCACACCCCTGCACCTCGCCCATGCTGAAGACCGGGACGAGGGGCTGACAAAGCAGCACTTGACCACACTGTTGGAGAAGGAGGTAAAGCGGCATGTGTGGGGTGCAGGCTGCCTGCTGAAATGGCCTTCAGGCCACTGCAGTAACTGTAGGAAGCCTGAGCAAGGCTTcaaaaagctgcatttattcCTGCTTTGTAATAGCAACGAGTAGGGATGCTGTGGAGTcccctggggagctggcagggcacagATCCGCATCCGTTCCCgttcagccctgccagcagctttcATGTTCCCACGGTTGCAAACAGGGCTGTTCTTGCAAGAGTGGTACTTCATtaccccctcccagcccccacccctGCTGGCTGCTAGCCAGCCTGCTCTGATGGGATGGGTACAACTGATGGGCATGGACCAGGCTCTGAATTCAGGCTCGTAATTCTGcatggctctgcagctgcagagatttGCGTCTGCAGTTATGTCTACAAAGCTGTAAACTGGCTGTAGCAGAGTTGTAGCACGCACCACAAAGGTTCCCTTTTTGTGGAGCCTACATCAAACAATCTTAGGATtttgggaaaaggaaggaggagactCAGCTCACTTGGAAGAGGTCCATGGCTGGGGTAACAAAGGTTGTTGTTAGTTGGGATTAAGGTGTATTAGCAGGAATGAAAGGGGTGCAGGCGTGCAATAATCAGGAGTATCGCTGATCTGAAGCAGGCTGGGATTTGCCAGGGTCCCGCCTGGCACGAGCTGGTGCCGTTCATCCTTTGCTGCAGTGAGCCTTTAGAAAGTAAACTAACTCATAACGTAGTTCTTTCGGGGGGGAGGGATTTTGCCTGGCAAAATGAAATCCAGatcccagagcagagcaaagtaGCGGTGCCATCCGAAGTCCCGTTCATTCTGCTCCACATCCCCTCCGAGCTGCTTGCTCCGTATGGCCAACCCCCTGCCCACTCCCTGGATACTGTCCCTGTTTGTGTCCctccagctggagcagaagcagaaggaggCCCTGGAGCTCCTGGAGCAGAACCGGCACCTGCAGGACCAGCTGAAAGTGGCACTGGGACGGGAGCAGAGCGCCCGGGAGGGCTACGTGTTGCAGGTAGGAAcgtggggaggagagagaaaccCATTTTCCTCTGTGCCCGAGGGGGACCCTGGTGGGCTTCAGTCTAGGGGACATCAGAGAGGGTGCAGAGATGTGCACCACAGAGTGGCTCCAACAGATTTGACCTTTTTGCAAATACTACTGATTCTGTAGCCTTACTGGAGTCATGCTTAACAAAACCTCTGATCTGGGATGCAGTAGACAGAAGGTAGCATTACCTACTGGTGTCCTcgagggaaaacaaaacacagccatGGCAGACGGATGGGACCTCAGCAAAGTCCACCTCTGATCCCTCCTGTACTGTGTTTGTCTATGCAACAGCTATTGCCCCGTTTCTGTGCCCCAGATGTTCCCCTCGGGCAGCAGGGTGCACATGAGCCTTTCTAAGCATCGTGGAGCCCAGCAGTGGCTCCTGGATGGGTGGTTTGTGTGGTGGTTACATGggcaaacacagcacagcaccttCCCCACAGCCCGGGTGGGCTTTGCACCGGCACGACCTGGTGTCTTGGATCACTTTGGTGTTTCTTCTGTTATAAGATGCCTTtcctcagcagagctgagaagGGTGTTTTGGAGGCTCGGGGAAAAAGAGACGGGAGTCTTTTGGGAagcctttcctcccctcctccaaaCAAAATGCACTTTTTCTCGCCTTTCCTCTGGGAGTGTCCGTGCCCAGAGGAGCCATGACACATAAAGGGCAGCTTCTGGCTGCTCTCCTGAGTCCGTAGTTCTGTTTTGTGCAGGGACAGAATTTTGACCTGCTCAAATCTACTTGGCCAAACTGGCTCTGGATCAAAGTGGCCACGCGTGGCTGCATGCTGCACGCCTGTGGTAGCAAACCTGGTGTTGACGCTGAACCTTCTGTCCTTATTTCTCACGGGAAAAACAACCCCTGAAGAAGTTGCACAGGCAGTGgagccagcccaggcagggggGCATCTTGCCTTCCTCGCCGGAGATCTCCTTGGAGGAGTTATTAACAGCGCATTTATTTCTGGAGTCCCCGAGCTGACAGCACTTGCTTGGAGGATTTCCATTTTCACTTGGCAGTGTTGGAAGAGTAACTAACTCCCACTTCCCTGGGGCAAAGACATCCGACCTCCCTTTGCCTGGAGCCCAGAAAAATCAGGGATTGGGGCTAAAAGCTGGATGCTGAATCCACTGTCAGATTGGCTGTGTTGAAGTTGGCCATAGCGCCTCAATAGGAGGAGGGGGAGCAAGTCTACAGAAGGGCCGAGCAAATCATTGCTGCAGTGAGAAGTGACCCAAACTTTGACCTAGAAGTTGGAGAGGGTTTTTGGAAGGGTTGGAGGCTTTTGCTTGCTCTGGTCTAATTGTTCTGGGGATTTCCCTTACGTTTTTCTGGGAGTGGAGGGATTAAAGTCCTGTTGCAGAAGGGAGTAACCCCACCAAACCCTGCTGAGGTGGAGGGATTGGAATCATGGGGGGCGGGGGTCTGCAACCCCAGACTGTGGGCAAACATCACAGCATTTTTTTGGGCGGACCCTCTGAATTTCATGTGCTCCGTATCTCCATCATGCCTGATTTCGGAGAGGTTCCTATGTTGTCTGTGGGGAGGGGCAATGGAGGAGCCTGACTGCTGCCAGCCCATCTCTCCTGAGCTGTCCAGGGGGCAGCAACCCCCCCTTGGCAGCATGACCAGCCCCATATGGACCCCCAAGCAGTGCCCCGACACAAAAGATGCCGCACATTTCGTAAGGCAGCCGCTGAGATACCCACCCTGATGCATGTGCTGTGCACCGAAGCCTCTCTGGCCTCGTGTAACCCCTCTCTCACTCTGAGCTTCCTCGGGACGGGGCACCCCGACTTGGAACCCTACTGGGAGAAGTGACAGGGGCTCCTGCTCCCCACAAACGGAGATGTGCCGCAGCTCTGGGCACAGTGGGCGGGAGGGGTCACGTACTAACCTGTCCCGGGTGGATGTTCTTGCATGATGTTGGTGTAAAGCATGAAATTTAACTTAACATAACTGAGTGTCACATCTGTGGGCTTTCCTTATCAGCAACCAGAGTACAGCAAGGCAGGCCAAATTCTTAGGCTTCACGCTGTGCTTCTCTCGCCTCTTCCtgtctgtgtatttttttttaaagatacataatttctgttgccttttgcATGACTCTGTCTGTGAGTTTTCTCTTTGCATGCTACATTGCTTTGGTTTGCATCTCACAAAGgttggtttcttttattttacgTTCTCAtcacacttttttcctcccttcacttgccaggctttttattttgtcctttgttggattttttttttttgcaggtaGAGAAATTAGATCCTCCCTAGTCTTAAACTTTAGCATAACAACATCTCTTTAACACGATGAGCAGCCACTAAGTCCTGTTTGGCAATCACAGAAATGACATCGCCACGCCGGCTGTCCTGTCTCCCTGCATCTGGGTGGGATGTGATGTCATTTGCTGTCACCTCActttctgttgttgcttttgGTCGGTAGGACTGTGTTACCTGAACTGTGCACTTTTTGtttcacaacaaaacaaacatgctAAAAAAGCAGTTCCTTTCTCCTCGCCCTGTTcccatcccctcctccttctcacCCCTCCTGGTTTTCTCTCGTCTGTCGTCTCTGTTTTACTGctggtgtttctttttcattgttttttggTTCTatttgattttgggttttttatttcccttttagCCTGTTACTGTACAGCTGTTTTGATGTTGTGGTCCGTGTTTTCTGTTACTGGAGAGCAGTTGTCGctcattcaaaaaaaaaccaaccaaaaacgttggttaaaacaaacaaaaaaaaattgtgccaAGAACAAATCATCCCAATTGGAGCATGTGGGTAGCAGCCAAATCGCTGCAAGGAGGTTTTCCATGGCCTGCCTGGCCAGAGGTGTGACACTCAGAAGGGAGAGCCAAGAGTGTTACTAATCTAGTAtttaatcaatttttttaaGACCGAGGTGGCCGCCTCGCCATCAGGTGCCTGGCAGAGGCTCCATAAAGTCAACCAAGACCTCCAAAGCGAGCTGGAAGCCCAATGCCAGCGTCAAGAGCTGATCAATCAGCAGATTCAGTCGCTGAAGCGCAGCTATGCCGAGGCCAAGGACGTGATCCGGCACCACGAAGCCGAGATTCAGAGCCTGCAGGCGAGGCTCAGTAACGCGGCGGCCGAGCTCTCCATCAAGGAGCAGACCCTGGCCAAGCTCAAGAGCGACTTGAGGAGCGAGAAGGAGAAAGCCaaagagcagctggaggagtGGCAGCACAGCGAGGCCACGCTTAGCTCCCAGCTGAAGGCCAGCGAGCAGAAGCTGAAGAGCGCAGAGGCTCTCCTCCTGGAGAAGACCCAGGAGCTGCGGGACCTGGAGATGCAGCAGGCTTTGCAAAGGGACCACCAGAAGGAGGTCCAGCGGCTCCAAGACAGGATCGCGGACCTGAGCAGGCAGCTGAATGCTAGTGAGCAAGCGCGGATCCTCAtggaggagaagctgcagaagaatTACGAGGCTCTGCTGGAGAGCTGTGAGAGGGAAAAGCAGGTTTTAATACGGAGTCTGAAGGAGGTGGAGGATAAGGCCAACGAGTACGAGAACCAGCTGCAAAACAGCGAGCAGCAAATGGAGATTCTGCAGAAGGAGAAACTGAGTGCAAAATTTGAAGGCAGTGAGCTCGTCCaccagctggaggagcagctggtgATGAAGGAGGCCAGCATCCAGAAACTCGCAGAGCACATCAAGGAGcttgaaagagagagagatcagATCAAATGTCGGTTCCATGAGCTCATGAATCAGGTTGCCGAGTCAGATAATGAAGTTGCGAAGCTGCAAGCCAAGTTGAAGATGGAAGAGACCAACTACCACAATCTGGAGCAATCGTTCGAGGAGGTGTCGGATCAGTTCCAGGGTGTGCAGGAggtgctgaaagaaaaagaagaagagcTGAGACACGTTAAGGAAATGCACTTGAGAATTGTGGAGAAGAAAGATCAAGATCTCAGTGAGGCTTTGGTTAAAATGGTTGCTTTAGATAGCAGTTTAGAGGAGACTAAAGTAAAGCTAAAGGCCAAGGAGGAGGCTTTAAAGAAATTAGCTGGTGTAGGCACAGGTCTGTGTGCTGAGGAGGTGGAAGACCTTGGCCCCAGTCTTGAGGCTGACGAAAGTCATCCATCCCAACCAGGGCAGACCCTGCAAACTCAGGATGTCCTCCCAGCTCTGAGTTACGCACTGAAGGAGGAGGACGATGAGGTTCTCCAGACCAGCCAGAGGCAAGCGGAGGAGTTTGGCTCCCCGTCCAAAGCTGTAGAGCTCCAGGACCAAGAGTTGGTTCAGAAAGCCTTAGCAAAGCCTGATGTAGGAATCATGGGGGCCAAGAGGCAAAGAATCCGTTTCTCAAGCATCCAGTGCCAAAAGTACATCCACCCAGACGGATCGGAGAAAAACTGGACGAGCAGTACCTCTTCGGACACGAGCCAAGACAGATCGCTGTCTGAAGAAAGCATGTCATCAGAGCCAGCTCTTGGTTACCCATCATCAGGAACGAGCGACTCTGAGACCTATCTCTCCATCATCCATTCCCTGGAAACCAAACTTTATATTACAGAGGAAAAACTCAAAGATGTAACGATGAAGCTGGAAAGCCAGCACGGCCATAATCAGGAGACACTCATCGCCCTTCACCATCAGTGGGCCAGCACAGAGTCTCAGCTGCGGGAACAACTTCAGACCAGCTTATCCCAAGTCAGTTCTTTGATCTCACAGCTGGAGAGTGAGAGGCAGGAAAAGTTCAAGCTCATAGAAAATCATGTCAGCGAGCTGGGaagtttccaaatgaaaaatgatCAAGCGCTGACTTGCTTAGAGAAGTGTAGGGAGCAACTAAGATCTTTGCCCGAATCAGACAAGGAAAAAGAGGGCGATTTGTTCCTCGTTACTCTGTCCAGCATGGAAACAACCTTATCAAACGCAATCTACGCCTTGAGAGGGGCGCCAGTCCCATCGGAGTATCAGCAGAGCGATAGCCTTATCACGGAAGGCTCCACTCCAGAAGGAGTTTTTTTGGGAGAAGAGGAGCGTGTCTCCAAGGAGCATGTCCCCAAGGAGCAGCGAGCGGAGATGTTTGACGCCAGCCAGCTGAGATGGCTTTCCGAGAGAGTGGCATTTGAGGCCTCTCTCATCAACCAAATAGCGGAGTCTTTGAAAAATGCAAGCTCTGAGATATCTCAGCTTCTGAGAGAGATGCAGGGAACGGCTGAGGTGGTTCTGTTGGAGCCAGCAAATGTTTCTCATACAGCCGTTGATTTGGCCAGCGTCCTATCtaagaagctgctgctggaaggggaGTTCTGGAGCCAGGTGGAGGAGCTGAGAGCCCACTTGAGCACCAGAGAAGGAGAAACTGAgggcaaaacagaaacaacaggTTTGGGCCCTTCTCCGTGTTTTCTCAGTGCTGTAGCAGATGCCACATTGGTCAAGGCAGAACTCGGGTTTGTTgcacagaaaatgagagaatCTTTTCATCAGAGATTAAAAACAATCGAAGAAGACCTCCATAATACCAAAACGGCTCTCCAGCAGCATAAGTGCATGTTGGAGGAGATCATCAAAGCGTACAGGACTCCTGATTTTGACGGAGTTATGCACCAGATTTCTGAAGCACTTGAAATTCAAAAAGATGCTTCAGAAAGAGCCCAAATCTCCTGGGACGGGAGCTGTCTCCAAATGGTGCCGTGTCAGGAACTAGCCAAGGTGGAGGAGATCGGCAGCCTGCCAGAGTGCAGTAGCAAAGCTCTTGTTTCCATTCAGGAAGATCTCGCCCAACAACTAAAGGACAAAGCGAATGTTCTGAAGGAGATCTCTGTTGCCTTACTCTCTCTGCCTCCCGAGGAGGCAATGAGAGACTGTCAGAAGCTCCTGAAGATATCCGAGAGTCTTTCCTATCATTCGTGCATGGGAGACCTTGAACGGTATTCCTCTTTGTTAGTCCATGATGCAGTTGTTCAGGCTCAGGTTTGTTACGCCGCTTGCAAAGTCCGGCTGGAGTACGAGAGAGAGATGAAGTCCTACAAGGAGTCCTTACAGAGCATGGATGCGCTCTGCCAGGAGCGCGTGAAAACAGTCTCTCTCCTTCGGGATGAGTATGAGGACTTGCTCCGAAAGCAGCAGGGTGAGTACGGCGAGGTGATCGCCATGCTGGAAAGGGAGAACGCCGATCTCAAAGCAAAGGTGTCCCAGCTTGACAGCCAGCGAAGGCTcttggaggaagaggagcacaAACACAGCAAGAGCTTGAGCGAGTTACAAGGACGGTATGAGGAGGAGATTCGAAATGTGATAGAGCAACTAAACAGGACAGAGGATGCTCTGAAGGCCGAGAGGACGGAGAGCCTCAACCAGCTGGATGCCATTGTCCGTGACAAGCAGAACATGGAGCGGTATCACCTGGAGCAGATGCAGATGCTGGAGGACAAGTTCCAGGCCAAGATCAAGGAGCTGCAGGTCATCCACGGCGAGGAGCTGCAGGCGCTGCAGGAGCACTACAGCCAGAACCTGCAGCGCCTGCAGGAGACCCTGGATGAGTACCAGAGGCAGCACCCGGAGGCATCGCCCACGGCGGGCCCAGGTGGTGGGGACCCCTGGGTGGCCGGTGAGGCGGGGGGCACTGGGCAGGGCCCCGACAGTGAGCTGGACTCCATGCACGGCCTGAGGGAACGCATCCAGGAGCTGGAGGCCCAGATGAATGTCATGAGGGATGAGCTGGAGAACAAACATCTGGAGGGGAACGCTTCCACCTTGAGGGAAAAGTACCAGAAGGACTTTGAAAACTTAAAGGTCTTGATATGTTTGATGCTTTATGCTTTCTTGCTGCTGAGTGTGCAGGAGGGTGCATTCGGTCCTGGGGTTCACTTGCTGAACCGAGGGGCGTCCCCCAAAAGGGCCAGCGTGCCGAAGGAAGCCCCAAGGTGTTAGAAAGCCTCTGTAAAGCATGGTGCTGCCCTTCCCTCCATGCTGGGCTATTCTAAATGCATTGCTGAGGGCTTGGTCTCAGCGGGAGGGCTGGTTGTTGGAGGTGGTCTCTGCatgtggagggagggagagttTCAAAGTAGCTTGATAACGTCACGTTCTCCTTCAATCCGAAGACCGTAGCGTTTACCTGAGGTGTACATTTTGTTTGTGACTTCCCTTTAAAAGCATTCCTCAACTCTGTCTTTCCCAGTCTGATCAGATCTCCAGTCTGTCTCTGCCGCTGTCAAAAACGCAGGATGAAATGGAAACTTAACAATCTCAAAACGTATGTTCCTGGGGAAAGTAGCTGCGAAGGGATGCCATGCTCTGTAGCAAAGCTCCTCTGCACGAGGCTTCAAGGAGAACCACCCTGGTGGTGCACACCGGCGGTTCCTTACATCGCAAACGGCACATGGTTAGGGGAACCCAGGCTGGGTGCAGAGAAATGCCATCCTTCCGACTGCTCCGCTGCTCAGGCTGGCTCTCAAACTAGCCTGAGGTGGTACAGcgacttaaaaaaaaagccttgggtttggtgtttggcTTTTGATGGGGGAGCGTTTCCAGTTAGGAAGTGGCTGAGGGCAGTGGAGGACTCTGGGCAGCACCAAGGGAGGCGCTCGCAGGTTGCTTGGGCAGCCGACAGGGCAACGGTGCCGGCTGTGCACGGAGACCGTGCTGGCCAGGCTTTCATGGAGCAGTTCTTCAGAGCCGGCAAAAATGTGGGAGAGCTCGCTTCCAGCCACGAGACCCTCGGCGCACGTTTGGGCTGAGGGCGAAGCGTGGCTCAGCGCCAGCCAAAAGCTGGTTT contains:
- the MPRIP gene encoding myosin phosphatase Rho-interacting protein isoform X2, yielding MAAKDNPCRKFQANIFNKSKCQNCFKPRESHLLNDEDLNQAKPIYGGWLLLAPEGTDFDNPVHRSRKWQRRFFILYEHGLLRYALDEMPTTLPQGTINMNQCTDVVDGESRTGQKFSLCILTPEKEHFIRAENKEIISGWLEMLIVYPRTNKQNQKKKRKVEPPTPQEPGPAKMAVTSSNIPSAEKVPATKSTLWQEEMRGKDQADGSSSISPAQSPVQGQAGAASSLKDPVLDSKEDESSMNGERIDCGRKTRVESGYFSLEKTKQDSKLEEQQLPPPPSPPSPSTPNNRYSYPKSPSQEHAQPFPSPGTRSGDRMIHSFSLNSLDSKSSCLMHKDSSSRDVGRGAEKSGRPLSFKASRQYTTLADVPKAIRISNREAFQVERKRLERRTRARSPGREEVARLFGSERRRSQVIEKFEALDIENAEHMETNVSAGAGLSSETRQGRSEKRVFPRKRDFACEGAAVGAILDVSASPLSPHRRAKSLDRRSTESSMTPDLLNFKKGWLTKQYEDGQWKKHWFVLTDQSLRYYRDSVAEEAADLDGEIDLSTCYDVTEYPVQRNYGFQIHTKEGEFTLSAMTSGIRRNWIQTIMKHVRPTTAPDVTSSLPEEKSKTSSSFETGPKPSEKPDAEQAELDPEQKRSRARERRREGRSKTFDWAEFRPIQQALVQERANAADSSSSGSAAFPRDTGATDADPGELERERARRREERRKRFEMIDTVDGAGSEEALRMEVDRILPVPADIKLQNVHVEIEQRWHQVETTPLREEKQIPITPLHLAHAEDRDEGLTKQHLTTLLEKELEQKQKEALELLEQNRHLQDQLKVALGREQSAREGYVLQTEVAASPSGAWQRLHKVNQDLQSELEAQCQRQELINQQIQSLKRSYAEAKDVIRHHEAEIQSLQARLSNAAAELSIKEQTLAKLKSDLRSEKEKAKEQLEEWQHSEATLSSQLKASEQKLKSAEALLLEKTQELRDLEMQQALQRDHQKEVQRLQDRIADLSRQLNASEQARILMEEKLQKNYEALLESCEREKQVLIRSLKEVEDKANEYENQLQNSEQQMEILQKEKLSAKFEGSELVHQLEEQLVMKEASIQKLAEHIKELERERDQIKCRFHELMNQVAESDNEVAKLQAKLKMEETNYHNLEQSFEEVSDQFQGVQEVLKEKEEELRHVKEMHLRIVEKKDQDLSEALVKMVALDSSLEETKVKLKAKEEALKKLAGVGTGLCAEEVEDLGPSLEADESHPSQPGQTLQTQDVLPALSYALKEEDDEVLQTSQRQAEEFGSPSKAVELQDQELVQKALAKPDVGIMGAKRQRIRFSSIQCQKYIHPDGSEKNWTSSTSSDTSQDRSLSEESMSSEPALGYPSSGTSDSETYLSIIHSLETKLYITEEKLKDVTMKLESQHGHNQETLIALHHQWASTESQLREQLQTSLSQVSSLISQLESERQEKFKLIENHVSELGSFQMKNDQALTCLEKCREQLRSLPESDKEKEGDLFLVTLSSMETTLSNAIYALRGAPVPSEYQQSDSLITEGSTPEGVFLGEEERVSKEHVPKEQRAEMFDASQLRWLSERVAFEASLINQIAESLKNASSEISQLLREMQGTAEVVLLEPANVSHTAVDLASVLSKKLLLEGEFWSQVEELRAHLSTREGETEGKTETTGLGPSPCFLSAVADATLVKAELGFVAQKMRESFHQRLKTIEEDLHNTKTALQQHKCMLEEIIKAYRTPDFDGVMHQISEALEIQKDASERAQISWDGSCLQMVPCQELAKVEEIGSLPECSSKALVSIQEDLAQQLKDKANVLKEISVALLSLPPEEAMRDCQKLLKISESLSYHSCMGDLERYSSLLVHDAVVQAQVCYAACKVRLEYEREMKSYKESLQSMDALCQERVKTVSLLRDEYEDLLRKQQGEYGEVIAMLERENADLKAKVSQLDSQRRLLEEEEHKHSKSLSELQGRYEEEIRNVIEQLNRTEDALKAERTESLNQLDAIVRDKQNMERYHLEQMQMLEDKFQAKIKELQVIHGEELQALQEHYSQNLQRLQETLDEYQRQHPEASPTAGPGGGDPWVAGEAGGTGQGPDSELDSMHGLRERIQELEAQMNVMRDELENKHLEGNASTLREKYQKDFENLKATCERGFAAMEETHQKKIEDLQRQHQRELEKLREEKDRLLAEETAATISAIEAMKNAHREELERELEKSQRSQISSVNADIEALRRQYLEELQSVQRELEVLSEQYSQKCLENAHLAQALEAERQALRQCQRENQELNAHNQELNNRLAAEITRLRTLLTGEGGGEAAGSPLTQGKDAYELEVLLRVKESEIQYLKQEISSLKDELQTALRDKKYASDKYKDIYTELSIVKAKADCDISRLKEQLKAATEAQGEKSPVNTTVSGYDIMKSKSNPDFLKKDRSSVSRQLRNIRSKSVIEQVSWDN
- the MPRIP gene encoding myosin phosphatase Rho-interacting protein isoform X1, translated to MAAKDNPCRKFQANIFNKSKCQNCFKPRESHLLNDEDLNQAKPIYGGWLLLAPEGTDFDNPVHRSRKWQRRFFILYEHGLLRYALDEMPTTLPQGTINMNQCTDVVDGESRTGQKFSLCILTPEKEHFIRAENKEIISGWLEMLIVYPRTNKQNQKKKRKVEPPTPQEPGPAKMAVTSSNIPSAEKVPATKSTLWQEEMRGKDQADGSSSISPAQSPVQGQAGAASSLKDPVLDSKEDESSMNGERIDCGRKTRVESGYFSLEKTKQDSKLEEQQLPPPPSPPSPSTPNNRYSYPKSPSQEHAQPFPSPGTRSGDRMIHSFSLNSLDSKSSCLMHKDSSSRDVGRGAEKSGRPLSFKASRQYTTLADVPKAIRISNREAFQVERKRLERRTRARSPGREEVARLFGSERRRSQVIEKFEALDIENAEHMETNVSAGAGLSSETRQGRSEKRVFPRKRDFACEGAAVGAILDVSASPLSPHRRAKSLDRRSTESSMTPDLLNFKKGWLTKQYEDGQWKKHWFVLTDQSLRYYRDSVAEEAADLDGEIDLSTCYDVTEYPVQRNYGFQIHTKEGEFTLSAMTSGIRRNWIQTIMKHVRPTTAPDVTSSLPEEKSKTSSSFETGPKPSEKPDAEQAELDPEQKRSRARERRREGRSKTFDWAEFRPIQQALVQERANAADSSSSGSAAFPRDTGATDADPGELERERARRREERRKRFEMIDTVDGAGSEEALRMEVDRILPVPADIKLQNVHVEIEQRWHQVETTPLREEKQIPITPLHLAHAEDRDEGLTKQHLTTLLEKELEQKQKEALELLEQNRHLQDQLKVALGREQSAREGYVLQTEVAASPSGAWQRLHKVNQDLQSELEAQCQRQELINQQIQSLKRSYAEAKDVIRHHEAEIQSLQARLSNAAAELSIKEQTLAKLKSDLRSEKEKAKEQLEEWQHSEATLSSQLKASEQKLKSAEALLLEKTQELRDLEMQQALQRDHQKEVQRLQDRIADLSRQLNASEQARILMEEKLQKNYEALLESCEREKQVLIRSLKEVEDKANEYENQLQNSEQQMEILQKEKLSAKFEGSELVHQLEEQLVMKEASIQKLAEHIKELERERDQIKCRFHELMNQVAESDNEVAKLQAKLKMEETNYHNLEQSFEEVSDQFQGVQEVLKEKEEELRHVKEMHLRIVEKKDQDLSEALVKMVALDSSLEETKVKLKAKEEALKKLAGVGTGLCAEEVEDLGPSLEADESHPSQPGQTLQTQDVLPALSYALKEEDDEVLQTSQRQAEEFGSPSKAVELQDQELVQKALAKPDVGIMGAKRQRIRFSSIQCQKYIHPDGSEKNWTSSTSSDTSQDRSLSEESMSSEPALGYPSSGTSDSETYLSIIHSLETKLYITEEKLKDVTMKLESQHGHNQETLIALHHQWASTESQLREQLQTSLSQVSSLISQLESERQEKFKLIENHVSELGSFQMKNDQALTCLEKCREQLRSLPESDKEKEGDLFLVTLSSMETTLSNAIYALRGAPVPSEYQQSDSLITEGSTPEGVFLGEEERVSKEHVPKEQRAEMFDASQLRWLSERVAFEASLINQIAESLKNASSEISQLLREMQGTAEVVLLEPANVSHTAVDLASVLSKKLLLEGEFWSQVEELRAHLSTREGETEGKTETTGLGPSPCFLSAVADATLVKAELGFVAQKMRESFHQRLKTIEEDLHNTKTALQQHKCMLEEIIKAYRTPDFDGVMHQISEALEIQKDASERAQISWDGSCLQMVPCQELAKVEEIGSLPECSSKALVSIQEDLAQQLKDKANVLKEISVALLSLPPEEAMRDCQKLLKISESLSYHSCMGDLERYSSLLVHDAVVQAQVCYAACKVRLEYEREMKSYKESLQSMDALCQERVKTVSLLRDEYEDLLRKQQGEYGEVIAMLERENADLKAKVSQLDSQRRLLEEEEHKHSKSLSELQGRYEEEIRNVIEQLNRTEDALKAERTESLNQLDAIVRDKQNMERYHLEQMQMLEDKFQAKIKELQVIHGEELQALQEHYSQNLQRLQETLDEYQRQHPEASPTAGPGGGDPWVAGEAGGTGQGPDSELDSMHGLRERIQELEAQMNVMRDELENKHLEGNASTLREKYQKDFENLKATCERGFAAMEETHQKKIEDLQRQHQRELEKLREEKDRLLAEETAATISAIEAMKNAHREELERELEKSQRSQISSVNADIEALRRQYLEELQSVQRELEVLSEQYSQKCLENAHLAQALEAERQALRQCQRENQELNAHNQELNNRLAAEITRLRTLLTGEGGGEAAGSPLTQGKDAYELEVLLRVKESEIQYLKQEISSLKDELQTALRDKKYASDKYKDIYTELSIVKAKADCDISRLKEQLKAATEAQGEKSPVNTTVSGYDIMKSKSNPDFLKKDRSSVSRQLRNIRSKSLKEGLTVQERLKLFESRDLKKD